A single region of the Pseudomonas solani genome encodes:
- a CDS encoding M16 family metallopeptidase — translation MKKMIAGLLGPLLLAGCASLGGGERLPWDDRVLRGELDNGLEYRVVEDRSEAGRLDVRLTVRAGSVDEADDQVGVAHLLEHLAFYSRGGQGVNVRQRMEALGWQQARNYNAVTSYDRTQYLLSPAKGAAELEPALQALATLVFAGDYRAEDLERERPVVVEEWRGGLGNAQRMNDQRTASQRVGSRYPEHRTIGNEAAIRAAQVEVLKAFQQRWYQPGNMVLSIVGDVDPQRVATAIEQALGQVPGQAVPSREHRELPLDGKLKIFHLQDSQSGSNQVALLFRLHEPASRAEGPDGLRERLVDRLTLSAMLAQLRRQPLQPGVRSLSLQKTQIGNHSSVLGVAAGVTGESHDAALRQLLGEVERLRRFGISEADMDAQKARVRSIAQGMLERPDTRDFQSWINELNDAAVLGRPVQRKHVIARAYLGVLDSVGLDEINQRLRTWVDSPDQVLQLSAPGLTPLRLPTVAEVQRLNAQLAVQPLARPQPWQPEVEPVVTHPEVPGPGAPGEIVSRRSFAAEQVEHWQLSNGDRLVWLRKPGAKGGVGFKAESSAGFMVEGMQPWRVQMAAQLAGQSGPAGWSPEAMRLWRSEQRVSFALEQQAQRLEIDLGHLPTPAGKSSAPVDVQALLQVYRLSQQASIDPQAFEAARTDLGERIQRSRDSVRERQDDLQRRLSHGDDGWVLPSRDELAALSRDALDADWQRLVRAPVTYYLMADVPAEQLEGWVRAELASIPRGQPLQSRSALQQPGQRQGELEMALEPRASLRLLSYQAHEWNPQDAARVAALRELARQRLKQALRGEAGGIYSLNFDAELNPDSRRIESRLSFSCDPARLDELRELARRTLAELPRHIDEKSLAPLRRELVRQEGLRHDDAETQLRRLVLSERKWQDPRYLAQQSAVADALQVEALKGLATRLADPANRVQVLLTPAPVLRTSH, via the coding sequence ATGAAGAAGATGATCGCGGGCCTGCTCGGCCCGCTGCTGCTGGCCGGCTGCGCGAGCCTGGGCGGGGGCGAGCGGTTGCCCTGGGATGACCGCGTGCTGCGTGGCGAACTGGACAATGGCCTGGAGTACCGAGTGGTCGAGGACCGTTCCGAAGCCGGGCGGCTGGATGTGCGCCTGACGGTGCGCGCCGGCTCGGTGGACGAGGCGGACGACCAGGTCGGCGTGGCTCACCTGCTGGAGCACCTGGCCTTCTACAGCCGGGGCGGGCAGGGCGTGAACGTACGCCAGCGCATGGAGGCCCTGGGCTGGCAGCAGGCCCGCAACTACAACGCCGTGACCAGCTACGACCGCACCCAGTACCTGCTCAGCCCGGCCAAGGGCGCGGCGGAGCTGGAGCCGGCCCTGCAGGCCCTGGCCACCCTGGTATTCGCCGGGGATTACCGCGCCGAGGACCTGGAGCGCGAGCGCCCGGTGGTGGTGGAGGAATGGCGGGGCGGCCTGGGCAACGCCCAGCGCATGAACGACCAGCGCACCGCGTCCCAGCGCGTCGGTTCGCGCTACCCGGAGCACCGCACCATCGGCAACGAGGCGGCCATCCGTGCGGCACAGGTGGAGGTGCTCAAGGCCTTCCAGCAGCGCTGGTACCAGCCAGGCAACATGGTGCTGAGCATCGTCGGCGACGTGGACCCGCAGCGCGTCGCGACAGCCATCGAGCAGGCCCTGGGCCAGGTGCCCGGGCAGGCGGTGCCGAGCCGCGAGCACCGCGAGCTGCCCCTGGACGGGAAACTGAAGATCTTCCACCTGCAGGACAGCCAGAGTGGCAGCAACCAGGTGGCCCTGTTGTTCCGCCTGCACGAGCCGGCCAGCCGTGCCGAAGGGCCGGACGGGCTGCGCGAGCGCCTGGTGGACCGCCTCACCCTGTCGGCCATGCTCGCCCAGCTGCGGCGCCAGCCGCTGCAGCCCGGGGTGCGCAGCCTGAGCCTGCAGAAGACCCAGATCGGCAACCACTCCAGCGTACTGGGCGTGGCCGCCGGGGTGACCGGCGAGAGCCATGATGCGGCGCTGCGCCAATTGCTGGGCGAGGTCGAGCGCCTGCGCCGCTTCGGCATCAGCGAGGCGGACATGGACGCTCAGAAGGCCCGGGTGCGCAGCATCGCCCAGGGCATGCTCGAACGGCCCGATACCCGTGACTTCCAGAGCTGGATCAACGAACTCAACGACGCCGCTGTGCTGGGTCGCCCGGTGCAGCGCAAGCATGTGATCGCCCGTGCCTACCTGGGCGTGCTCGACAGCGTCGGCCTGGATGAGATCAACCAGCGCCTGCGCACCTGGGTCGACAGCCCCGACCAAGTGTTGCAGCTCAGCGCGCCCGGCCTCACGCCCCTGCGCCTGCCCACGGTCGCCGAGGTGCAGCGCCTGAACGCGCAACTGGCCGTGCAGCCGCTGGCGCGGCCTCAGCCCTGGCAGCCGGAGGTCGAGCCCGTGGTCACCCATCCCGAGGTGCCCGGCCCCGGCGCGCCTGGCGAGATCGTCTCGCGGCGCAGCTTCGCGGCCGAGCAGGTGGAGCATTGGCAACTGAGCAACGGTGATCGCCTGGTCTGGCTGCGCAAGCCTGGTGCCAAGGGCGGTGTGGGCTTCAAGGCCGAATCCTCCGCCGGCTTCATGGTCGAGGGGATGCAGCCCTGGCGTGTGCAGATGGCCGCGCAACTGGCCGGGCAGAGCGGGCCGGCGGGCTGGAGCCCGGAGGCCATGCGGCTGTGGCGCAGCGAACAGCGGGTTTCCTTCGCCCTGGAGCAGCAGGCCCAGCGCCTGGAAATCGACCTCGGCCACCTGCCGACGCCGGCCGGCAAGTCGAGCGCGCCGGTGGATGTGCAGGCACTGCTGCAGGTCTACCGGCTCAGCCAGCAGGCGAGCATCGACCCGCAGGCCTTCGAAGCGGCGCGCACGGACCTGGGCGAGCGCATTCAGCGCAGCCGCGACAGCGTGCGCGAACGCCAGGACGACCTGCAGCGCCGCCTCAGTCATGGCGATGACGGCTGGGTACTGCCGAGCCGCGACGAACTGGCCGCGCTGAGCCGTGACGCCCTGGACGCGGACTGGCAGCGCCTGGTCCGTGCGCCCGTTACCTACTACCTGATGGCCGATGTACCGGCCGAGCAGCTGGAGGGCTGGGTGCGCGCCGAGCTGGCCAGCATTCCCCGTGGGCAGCCGCTGCAAAGCCGTTCCGCCCTGCAGCAGCCGGGGCAACGCCAGGGCGAACTGGAAATGGCCCTTGAACCCCGCGCCAGCCTGCGCTTGCTGAGCTACCAGGCGCACGAATGGAACCCCCAGGACGCCGCGCGCGTCGCCGCCCTGCGGGAGCTGGCGCGGCAGCGCCTCAAGCAGGCGCTGCGGGGCGAGGCGGGGGGCATCTACAGCCTCAACTTCGATGCCGAACTGAACCCCGACAGCCGGCGCATCGAGAGCCGCCTGAGCTTCTCCTGCGACCCGGCGCGGCTGGACGAGCTGCGCGAACTGGCGCGACGCACCCTGGCCGAGCTGCCCCGGCATATCGACGAAAAATCCCTGGCGCCCTTGCGTCGCGAGTTGGTGCGCCAGGAAGGGCTGCGCCATGACGATGCGGAAACCCAGCTGCGCCGCCTGGTGCTCAGCGAACGCAAATGGCAGGACCCGCGCTACCTCGCCCAGCAGTCGGCAGTGGCGGACGCCCTGCAGGTGGAGGCACTCAAGGGCCTGGCCACGCGCCTGGCGGACCCGGCCAACCGGGTGCAGGTGCTGCTGACCCCGGCGCCGGTACTGAGGACTTCCCATTGA
- a CDS encoding ABC transporter ATP-binding protein/permease, which produces MKTLRTFFTLAWPFWGDRRQWQAWLMLLTVIGLGLLVVQINVLINAWSKVFYDTLGAFRTDDLYRLMGEYALYIGSYVVIVVYLDWLRKAVVLRWRRAMTASTIGAWMQGQAFYRLGFDGEPDNPDQRIAEDIRLLVDRSVELLVSFIANMAQVGAFLSILWGLSGTQTFTLWGHSFTVEGYLVWIAVIYTIVGTAITHGIGRPLQRLNYEQQHREADFRASLLRRRDHAEQIALYRGEAVEQRHLGERFERIAYNWRRLMDRQRSLSFFTVGYDRVSLIIPVFAALPAFLAKTITLGGLMQIRSAFNAVQNSLSWFIDAYWRLAEWSATVERLGQFQQAIERSRVQVREPCCGEALCVRQLDVLRPDGSLLLAGVDASVAKGEWVRIEGRSGLGKSTLLRTLQGLWPYCRGDWQLPEGRSLLLPQQPYLPSLPLRDLLAYPATALPEDARLREVLQAVGLDALTERLGDEREWSRELSGGEQQRLSIARALLYQPDTLYLDEATNQLDDASACRLLELIRQALPRATVIGISHQPTVQRLFQRSLNLESAPLAEAVAV; this is translated from the coding sequence TTGAAGACCCTGCGCACCTTTTTCACGCTGGCGTGGCCCTTCTGGGGCGATCGCCGGCAATGGCAGGCCTGGCTGATGCTGCTGACGGTGATCGGCCTCGGCTTGCTGGTGGTGCAGATCAACGTGCTGATCAACGCCTGGAGCAAGGTGTTCTACGACACCCTGGGCGCCTTCCGCACCGACGACCTGTATAGGTTGATGGGCGAGTACGCGCTCTACATCGGCAGCTACGTGGTGATAGTCGTGTACCTCGACTGGCTGCGTAAGGCCGTGGTGCTGCGCTGGCGCCGGGCGATGACCGCCAGCACCATCGGCGCCTGGATGCAGGGCCAGGCCTTCTACCGCCTGGGCTTCGACGGCGAGCCGGACAACCCCGACCAGCGCATCGCCGAAGACATCCGGCTGCTGGTGGACCGCAGCGTCGAGCTGCTGGTGTCCTTCATCGCCAACATGGCCCAGGTGGGTGCCTTTCTCTCCATTCTCTGGGGGCTGTCGGGCACCCAGACCTTCACGCTCTGGGGCCACAGCTTCACCGTCGAGGGCTACCTGGTGTGGATCGCGGTGATCTACACAATCGTCGGCACGGCCATCACCCATGGCATCGGCCGCCCCTTGCAGCGCCTCAACTACGAGCAGCAGCACCGCGAGGCGGACTTCCGCGCCAGCCTGTTGCGCCGCCGTGACCACGCCGAGCAGATCGCCCTGTACCGCGGCGAAGCAGTGGAGCAGCGCCACCTGGGCGAGCGCTTCGAACGCATCGCCTACAACTGGCGGCGGCTGATGGACCGTCAGCGCAGCCTGAGCTTCTTCACCGTGGGCTACGACCGGGTCAGCCTGATCATCCCGGTGTTCGCCGCGCTGCCGGCCTTCCTCGCCAAGACCATCACCCTCGGCGGGTTGATGCAGATCCGCAGCGCCTTCAATGCGGTGCAGAACTCCCTCAGCTGGTTTATCGACGCCTACTGGCGCCTGGCCGAGTGGAGCGCCACGGTGGAGCGCCTCGGCCAGTTCCAGCAGGCCATCGAACGCAGCCGCGTGCAGGTGCGCGAACCCTGCTGCGGCGAGGCGCTCTGCGTGCGCCAGCTGGACGTGCTGCGCCCCGATGGCAGCCTGCTGCTGGCCGGCGTAGATGCCTCGGTGGCTAAGGGCGAGTGGGTGCGCATTGAGGGTCGCAGCGGCCTGGGCAAATCCACCCTGCTGCGCACCCTGCAGGGGCTCTGGCCCTATTGCCGGGGCGACTGGCAACTGCCCGAAGGGCGCAGCCTGCTGCTACCGCAACAGCCTTACCTGCCGAGCCTGCCGTTGCGCGACCTGCTGGCCTATCCCGCCACGGCCCTGCCGGAGGACGCACGCCTGCGCGAGGTGCTGCAGGCGGTGGGCCTGGACGCGCTGACGGAGCGGCTGGGGGATGAGCGCGAATGGAGCCGCGAGCTGTCCGGTGGCGAGCAGCAGCGCCTGAGCATCGCCCGCGCCTTGCTGTACCAGCCCGACACGCTCTACCTCGACGAAGCCACCAACCAGCTGGACGACGCCAGTGCCTGCCGGTTGCTGGAACTGATCCGCCAGGCGCTGCCCAGGGCCACGGTGATCGGCATCAGCCACCAGCCGACGGTGCAACGCCTGTTCCAACGGTCGCTGAACCTGGAGTCGGCGCCGTTGGCGGAAGCGGTGGCGGTGTAG
- a CDS encoding pentapeptide repeat-containing protein: MQVVDGYLQVGPDELEQQSLAELLRGQSLPLHFNGVDFSGQDLSRMELSGARFERCLFAAADLTAAMLEATEWISCRAPEAVFRSAQLTDARFLRSDLNNSRWQRSKLAQARFEGCKLTGANFSDTSTLGMVFHDCVLRSACLSGLSFYKGELYNLDFAEADLSYCDFRKAVFVEGGSLSLARVNNARFDQADLREASLDGLRLVDAKLFHGAIISRAQASMLLSGLGLTVL, encoded by the coding sequence ATGCAGGTTGTGGACGGCTATCTACAGGTGGGCCCGGATGAGCTGGAGCAGCAATCGCTGGCCGAATTGCTGCGTGGGCAGAGCCTGCCGCTGCATTTCAACGGGGTGGATTTCAGCGGGCAGGACCTGTCGCGCATGGAGCTCTCCGGCGCGCGCTTCGAGCGTTGCCTGTTTGCCGCTGCCGACCTCACCGCCGCCATGCTCGAAGCCACCGAGTGGATCAGCTGCCGCGCGCCGGAGGCGGTCTTCCGCTCGGCGCAACTCACCGATGCGCGCTTCCTGCGTTCGGACCTGAACAACAGCCGCTGGCAGCGCAGCAAGCTGGCCCAGGCGCGCTTCGAAGGCTGCAAGCTGACCGGCGCCAACTTCAGCGATACCTCCACCCTGGGCATGGTGTTCCACGACTGCGTGCTGCGCAGCGCCTGCCTCTCGGGGCTGTCGTTCTACAAGGGCGAGCTGTACAACCTCGACTTCGCCGAAGCCGATCTCAGCTACTGCGACTTCCGCAAGGCGGTGTTCGTCGAGGGTGGCAGCCTGTCCCTGGCGCGGGTCAACAACGCCCGTTTCGACCAGGCCGACCTGCGCGAGGCCAGCCTCGACGGCCTGCGCCTGGTGGATGCCAAGCTGTTCCACGGCGCCATCATTTCCCGCGCCCAGGCGTCGATGCTGCTGTCGGGGTTGGGCCTGACCGTCCTGTAG
- a CDS encoding YopT-type cysteine protease domain-containing protein — protein MTIARHKVNQSSALACTGNNARGVCLEACRRWVRAVLAGHLTPGETIYDIIGPETIQELLESHRQRNKKSDNSMEGFGLTVTKREGGGPFKKFTGLRTRQDVIDHVLAIPGAYIYVVDGADGGHALAFSSLDREHVLFLDPNVGEWELINEDQASIRNWWKDFWAGKGSEFKGLVSYKKEYHKGGRELWQYKVVTL, from the coding sequence ATGACCATCGCACGCCATAAGGTCAACCAGTCCAGCGCCCTCGCCTGCACCGGGAACAATGCCCGGGGCGTTTGCCTCGAAGCCTGCCGCCGCTGGGTCAGGGCCGTTCTGGCGGGCCATCTGACACCCGGTGAAACCATCTACGACATCATCGGCCCGGAGACCATCCAGGAACTGCTGGAGAGCCACAGGCAACGCAACAAGAAAAGCGACAACAGCATGGAGGGATTCGGCCTGACGGTGACCAAGCGGGAAGGCGGCGGCCCCTTCAAGAAATTCACCGGGCTGCGCACGCGCCAGGATGTGATCGACCATGTACTGGCGATCCCGGGCGCCTACATCTATGTGGTGGATGGCGCCGATGGCGGGCATGCCCTGGCGTTCAGCAGCCTCGACAGGGAGCACGTGCTGTTCCTCGATCCCAATGTGGGCGAGTGGGAGCTCATCAATGAAGACCAGGCGTCGATCCGCAACTGGTGGAAGGACTTCTGGGCAGGCAAGGGGTCCGAATTCAAAGGCCTGGTCAGCTACAAGAAGGAGTACCACAAGGGCGGCCGCGAGCTCTGGCAGTACAAGGTCGTGACGCTTTGA
- a CDS encoding GFA family protein yields MTTDLHQGGCLCGQVRFEVQGPLENPHTCSCEFCQRHSGALTVTWVEVPRERLRWTGPAGAPATYRSSDYSSRAFCAHCGSSLGAIDDEPTIALLVGSLDHKDSPALMPTYESFEDGRPAWWHAGTRHD; encoded by the coding sequence ATGACCACGGATCTCCATCAGGGCGGTTGCCTGTGCGGCCAGGTGCGCTTCGAGGTGCAGGGCCCGCTCGAAAACCCGCACACCTGCTCGTGTGAGTTCTGCCAGCGGCACAGCGGCGCGCTGACGGTGACCTGGGTGGAAGTGCCGCGCGAACGGCTGCGCTGGACCGGCCCCGCCGGTGCCCCGGCGACCTACCGCTCCTCCGACTATTCCAGCCGGGCCTTCTGCGCCCACTGCGGCAGCTCCCTGGGCGCCATCGACGACGAGCCGACCATCGCCCTCCTGGTGGGCAGCCTCGACCACAAGGATTCCCCCGCGCTGATGCCGACCTATGAATCCTTCGAGGATGGGCGCCCCGCCTGGTGGCACGCGGGGACGCGGCATGACTGA
- a CDS encoding TerC family protein: MTALDTFLFSDFLGTATWLWLVFFAVVFALLAFDLGVLHRDNREIGVKESLLLSAGYITAGLLFGLWVFFQKGGDASMDYLTGFLIEKSLSMDNVFLMAMIFSFLAIPREYQHKVLFWGIMGVIVLRAVMIGLGAALIHEFSWILYVFGVFLAISGVKMLFSKVDDHPDLENNALVKFLRRRMRVTDSLHGQRFFVRQADATGKTVLWATPLFLALVMIECADLVFAIDSVPAIFAITQDPFIVYTSNIFAILGLRALYFALAALIHRFAYLKYALALVLVFIGTKIFLVGIIGKIPAVISLSVTLGLLVGGVLLSLYKTRGQAPQPIEENRAS; the protein is encoded by the coding sequence ATGACCGCCCTAGATACGTTCCTGTTTTCCGACTTCCTCGGCACCGCCACCTGGCTGTGGCTGGTCTTCTTCGCCGTGGTGTTCGCCCTGCTGGCCTTCGACCTGGGCGTGCTGCATCGCGATAACCGCGAGATCGGCGTCAAGGAAAGCCTGCTGCTCTCCGCCGGCTACATCACCGCCGGCCTGCTGTTCGGCCTCTGGGTGTTCTTCCAGAAGGGCGGCGACGCCAGCATGGATTACCTCACCGGCTTCCTCATCGAAAAATCGTTGTCGATGGACAACGTGTTCCTCATGGCGATGATCTTCAGCTTCCTGGCCATCCCCCGGGAGTACCAGCACAAGGTGCTGTTCTGGGGAATCATGGGGGTGATCGTGCTGCGCGCCGTGATGATCGGCCTGGGTGCGGCGCTGATCCACGAGTTCAGCTGGATCCTCTACGTGTTCGGCGTGTTCCTGGCCATCAGCGGCGTGAAGATGCTGTTCTCCAAGGTGGATGACCACCCGGACCTGGAGAACAACGCGCTGGTGAAGTTCCTGCGCCGGCGCATGCGCGTGACCGATAGCCTGCACGGGCAGCGCTTCTTCGTGCGCCAGGCGGATGCCACCGGCAAGACCGTGCTCTGGGCCACGCCGCTGTTCCTGGCCCTGGTGATGATCGAGTGCGCCGACCTGGTGTTCGCCATCGACAGCGTGCCGGCGATCTTCGCCATCACCCAGGACCCCTTCATCGTCTACACCTCGAACATCTTCGCCATCCTCGGCCTGCGTGCCCTGTACTTCGCCCTGGCGGCGCTGATCCACCGCTTCGCCTACCTGAAGTACGCCCTGGCCCTGGTGCTGGTGTTCATCGGCACGAAGATCTTCCTGGTGGGCATCATCGGCAAGATCCCGGCGGTGATCTCCCTCAGCGTGACCCTGGGCCTGCTGGTCGGCGGCGTGCTGCTGTCGCTGTACAAGACCCGTGGCCAGGCGCCGCAGCCCATCGAGGAAAACCGCGCGAGCTGA
- a CDS encoding TerD family protein has translation MNGIFLRRCRKFAVSPGEGGASLAQVAMVQKETEQLGFVLSEALAERLLTLSPEQLARVLRDLRRHLAPMTGAHREHRPLFPDFPAGSLALDEAQLYQRAVLHYLTLQRLRLQDPSLPAPLLHHRQPLEIDLGTQEEFERICTRLAASRTSLSADDKADLQWFVRQYRDKVLDLLPEEIPFKENLALIAAWLLRFVPGERAERFVDQRIGTATDVLRLAVALCDGDVSLAEPCRFKGFKRRERRRLLALLEACGDPTEDMRRWPERWKRLGEGLHPGDYRSQCPRTWQAFQVLREGLPFSGFNGQVERDLETGRVEAASQRLATRPGEMARRLDHLLRTSPQPDAVLKQFAEVAQQVATPVLLQALAQFEHRGHAPLRTFFPKGDAARAWTLPDRRAPIAPEHLADAIALIRATLVARFASRPPLGRCYLAPELADRVVPLAQRSASRSLRTLVRGSRMPLPESRYIRLFLWWTNGHSRTDIDLSTAFFDGDFVYRDLVAYYNLHGYGGHHSGDIVDAPQGAAEFIDLDLQLLRDKGLRFVVPCVNSYTNQPYCDLPECFAGWMARSDVDSGEAFEARTVEDRLDLSANQQTCLPFIIDLEQRCILWTDIGLGGYPRWNNVANNLSGISLMLRAMTSLAAPDLHTLFALHAEARGSRVDRPEQADTLFGLREGITPFDTDRIRAEFL, from the coding sequence GTGAACGGAATCTTCCTGCGCCGCTGCCGCAAGTTCGCGGTCAGCCCCGGTGAAGGCGGCGCCAGCCTGGCCCAGGTGGCCATGGTGCAAAAGGAAACCGAGCAGCTCGGTTTCGTGCTCTCCGAGGCCCTCGCCGAGCGCCTGCTGACCCTCTCGCCGGAGCAGCTCGCCCGGGTGCTGCGCGACCTGCGCCGCCACCTGGCCCCGATGACCGGCGCACACCGTGAACACCGCCCGCTGTTCCCCGACTTCCCGGCCGGCAGCCTGGCCCTGGACGAGGCGCAGCTGTACCAGCGCGCCGTCCTCCACTACCTCACCTTGCAACGCCTGCGCCTGCAGGATCCGAGCCTGCCGGCGCCCCTGCTGCACCACCGCCAGCCGCTGGAGATCGACCTCGGCACCCAGGAAGAATTCGAGCGCATCTGCACCCGCCTGGCCGCCTCGCGCACCTCGCTGTCGGCGGACGACAAGGCCGACCTGCAGTGGTTCGTGCGCCAGTACCGCGACAAGGTGCTGGACCTGCTGCCGGAAGAAATCCCCTTCAAGGAAAACCTCGCGCTGATCGCCGCCTGGCTGCTGCGCTTCGTCCCCGGCGAGCGCGCCGAGCGCTTCGTCGACCAACGCATCGGCACCGCCACCGATGTGTTGCGCCTGGCCGTGGCGCTCTGCGATGGCGATGTCTCCCTGGCCGAGCCCTGCCGCTTCAAGGGCTTCAAGCGTCGCGAACGGCGCCGACTGCTGGCACTGCTGGAAGCCTGCGGCGACCCCACCGAAGACATGCGCCGCTGGCCCGAACGCTGGAAGCGCCTTGGCGAAGGCCTGCACCCCGGCGACTACCGCAGCCAATGCCCGCGTACCTGGCAAGCCTTCCAGGTGTTGCGCGAGGGCCTGCCGTTCAGCGGCTTCAATGGCCAGGTGGAGCGGGACCTGGAAACCGGCCGGGTCGAGGCCGCCAGCCAGCGCCTGGCCACCCGCCCCGGCGAGATGGCCCGGCGCCTGGACCACCTGCTGCGCACCAGCCCGCAGCCGGATGCGGTGCTCAAGCAGTTCGCCGAGGTCGCCCAGCAGGTCGCCACGCCGGTGCTGTTGCAGGCCCTGGCGCAGTTCGAGCATCGCGGGCACGCGCCCCTGCGCACCTTCTTCCCCAAGGGCGATGCCGCCCGTGCCTGGACGCTCCCGGATCGGCGCGCGCCCATCGCCCCCGAGCACCTGGCCGATGCCATCGCGCTGATCCGCGCCACCCTGGTGGCCCGCTTCGCCAGCCGCCCGCCGCTGGGCCGCTGCTACCTGGCACCGGAGCTGGCCGACCGGGTGGTGCCCCTGGCCCAGCGTTCGGCCTCGCGCTCGCTGCGTACCCTGGTGCGCGGCAGCCGCATGCCGCTGCCCGAGTCGCGCTACATCCGCCTGTTCCTCTGGTGGACCAACGGCCACAGCCGCACCGACATCGACCTGTCGACCGCCTTCTTCGATGGCGACTTCGTCTACCGCGACCTGGTGGCCTACTACAACCTGCACGGCTACGGCGGCCACCACAGCGGCGACATCGTCGACGCCCCGCAAGGCGCTGCCGAGTTCATCGACCTCGACCTGCAGCTGCTGCGCGACAAGGGCCTGCGCTTCGTGGTGCCCTGCGTCAACAGCTACACCAACCAGCCGTATTGCGACCTGCCGGAATGCTTCGCCGGCTGGATGGCCCGCAGCGACGTGGACTCCGGCGAAGCCTTCGAGGCGCGCACCGTGGAAGACCGCCTCGACCTCTCCGCCAACCAGCAGACCTGCCTGCCCTTCATCATCGACCTGGAGCAGCGCTGCATCCTCTGGACGGATATCGGCCTGGGCGGCTACCCGCGCTGGAACAACGTCGCCAACAACCTCAGCGGCATTTCGCTGATGCTGCGCGCCATGACCAGCCTCGCCGCCCCGGACCTGCACACCCTGTTCGCGCTGCATGCCGAGGCACGCGGCAGCCGGGTGGACAGGCCCGAGCAGGCCGATACGCTGTTCGGCCTGCGCGAGGGCATCACCCCGTTCGACACCGACCGCATCCGCGCCGAGTTCCTCTGA